A section of the Akkermansia muciniphila genome encodes:
- a CDS encoding ligand-binding sensor domain-containing protein, whose translation MLLIVMGTRIEAEVVSIRVPDQLPDCPVRFIRGTLVAGDGAIWAVGEKESIYRLQVGDGAYEKSWLNMDYYSGFPKGKNFTCVAEDGQGRIWAGTDDSGVAVFNGREWKMYDRGNALNGEHVYALAVSPVSGEVAVATSGGVSIYDPGNDSWKALDRSTGLVEDQAASAAFDSKGNLWLAYACGGISYSARKSGYMQWKNVQAPWYWDVKQFARQPYQPYGEGLPSNACNVLACTEKDQVLVGTCSGLAYSNGISSWRYMRGRDYARKNTGIYGASARKTAVPGEGNAKMLSEDFVSSVLRNGTDIFIGYRTAGVDVLDAGTMNVRQRIRKGLENVDVSSFVVLGDGSAWAGTYGRGFIGLKKGSLSYRLDMKQQDDEIAFPSPSRMEDSAAVLKRLEKLGADAHAGKSIVFRGEDWSTKGDWCGKYGVTRATLCATNAPMGNSEFEAKTVSYRTLSSVPDMPGYQGALSSYWIQGLMGLNRNKGDALRWWVESIKVEGNRNVLFDPTDSIRTEAEWDDHGEVYPSFVDGPGIWVIVEVPEGVHEIALYFYNPNGYLQNESRRDYIVEARRHPSTSSMVLQFNNRGDIEIGEKTKNGNALAAAMEQWQALPVEARTRVSRFAGSGVYKRFMCRKGGIYLFHVCRNGSFNTILNGVFVNEKIPWEVRLPEELPYYVDGQLAGIIPTPERVGASTLGEKEKAVCKPLYELQYTRKYLTPAACSLQNRYILALWRQATEKRAENGCLADILQWEARVTDERVQASFDETMKRSWDQSQIYYIGNRSRDFMPHAPGTVPFSLRELRLMAKLHIDWRQYRDDAKTPPEKSVQEMKEFLKKELLKQQTNKQR comes from the coding sequence ATGCTGCTGATTGTGATGGGAACGCGCATTGAGGCGGAAGTGGTTTCCATCCGTGTACCGGACCAACTGCCCGACTGCCCGGTGCGGTTCATACGCGGCACCCTGGTGGCCGGTGACGGCGCTATCTGGGCCGTGGGGGAAAAGGAAAGCATTTACCGTCTCCAGGTAGGGGACGGGGCTTATGAGAAGTCCTGGCTCAATATGGATTATTATTCCGGCTTTCCCAAAGGGAAGAATTTCACCTGCGTTGCGGAGGACGGGCAGGGCCGCATCTGGGCGGGCACGGACGACAGCGGCGTGGCCGTCTTCAACGGAAGGGAATGGAAGATGTATGACCGCGGCAATGCCCTGAATGGAGAGCATGTTTACGCTCTGGCCGTCTCTCCCGTTTCCGGGGAGGTGGCGGTTGCCACGTCCGGCGGCGTATCCATCTATGATCCCGGAAATGATTCATGGAAGGCGCTGGACCGGTCCACGGGCCTGGTGGAGGACCAGGCGGCTTCCGCCGCTTTTGATTCCAAAGGGAATCTATGGCTGGCCTATGCCTGCGGGGGCATCTCGTATTCGGCGCGCAAGTCAGGATACATGCAGTGGAAGAACGTGCAGGCGCCGTGGTACTGGGACGTCAAGCAGTTTGCCCGGCAGCCGTACCAGCCATATGGGGAGGGCCTGCCTTCCAACGCCTGCAACGTTCTGGCCTGTACGGAAAAAGACCAGGTGCTGGTGGGAACGTGCTCCGGCCTGGCGTACAGCAACGGCATCAGCTCCTGGCGTTATATGAGGGGGAGGGACTACGCGCGGAAAAACACCGGCATTTATGGAGCGTCGGCCCGGAAGACCGCCGTACCGGGAGAGGGGAATGCCAAAATGCTCTCAGAGGACTTTGTCTCTTCCGTCCTCCGGAATGGAACGGATATATTCATTGGCTACCGGACGGCGGGAGTGGACGTGCTGGATGCCGGAACGATGAACGTGCGCCAGAGAATCAGGAAGGGGCTGGAAAACGTGGATGTGTCTTCTTTCGTGGTGCTGGGGGACGGAAGCGCCTGGGCCGGGACATATGGGCGCGGATTTATAGGCCTGAAAAAGGGTTCCCTGTCTTACCGGCTGGACATGAAGCAGCAGGATGATGAGATAGCGTTCCCGTCCCCGTCCCGGATGGAGGATTCTGCCGCAGTCCTGAAGAGGCTGGAAAAGCTTGGAGCGGATGCGCATGCGGGAAAGAGCATCGTGTTCCGCGGGGAGGACTGGTCCACGAAGGGAGACTGGTGCGGAAAGTACGGTGTGACGCGCGCCACGCTGTGCGCCACGAATGCCCCCATGGGCAATTCCGAGTTTGAGGCAAAGACCGTGTCTTACCGAACTCTTTCTTCCGTTCCGGACATGCCCGGATACCAGGGGGCTTTATCTTCTTACTGGATCCAGGGATTGATGGGACTCAACCGCAACAAGGGGGACGCCCTGCGCTGGTGGGTGGAAAGCATCAAGGTGGAGGGCAACCGCAACGTCCTTTTTGATCCTACGGATTCCATACGGACGGAGGCGGAGTGGGACGACCACGGGGAAGTGTATCCCTCCTTTGTGGACGGTCCCGGTATTTGGGTCATTGTGGAAGTGCCGGAAGGGGTTCATGAAATAGCCCTGTATTTTTATAATCCCAACGGATATCTTCAGAATGAATCCAGGCGGGATTACATCGTGGAAGCCAGGAGGCACCCCTCCACTTCCTCCATGGTGCTCCAGTTTAACAACCGTGGGGACATTGAAATAGGAGAGAAAACCAAAAACGGGAACGCCCTTGCCGCCGCCATGGAGCAGTGGCAGGCGCTTCCAGTGGAAGCCCGCACCCGCGTTTCCAGATTTGCCGGGTCCGGAGTTTACAAGAGGTTCATGTGCAGGAAAGGAGGCATCTACCTGTTCCATGTTTGCAGGAACGGTTCTTTCAATACCATTTTAAACGGCGTGTTCGTGAATGAAAAAATCCCGTGGGAAGTCCGCCTTCCGGAGGAACTGCCCTATTACGTAGACGGTCAGCTGGCGGGCATCATCCCCACTCCCGAGAGGGTGGGCGCGTCCACCCTGGGAGAAAAGGAAAAAGCCGTGTGCAAGCCCCTGTATGAGCTGCAATATACCAGAAAATACCTGACGCCGGCGGCGTGCAGCCTCCAGAACCGTTACATCCTGGCCCTGTGGCGCCAAGCCACGGAAAAACGGGCGGAAAACGGCTGCCTGGCGGATATCCTCCAGTGGGAAGCCAGAGTTACTGACGAGCGCGTGCAGGCCTCCTTTGATGAAACCATGAAGCGCTCCTGGGACCAGAGCCAGATTTATTACATTGGCAACCGGTCCCGGGACTTCATGCCGCATGCTCCGGGCACCGTTCCTTTCTCGCTCAGGGAACTGCGCCTTATGGCCAAGCTGCATATCGACTGGCGGCAGTACCGGGACGATGCGAAGACCCCTCCTGAAAAATCCGTTCAGGAAATGAAGGAATTCCTTAAAAAGGAATTATTGAAACAACAAACCAATAAACAAAGATGA